The proteins below come from a single Chitinophaga pinensis DSM 2588 genomic window:
- a CDS encoding RagB/SusD family nutrient uptake outer membrane protein: MKTKHIFYSIIALAGATFASCKKDYLDVVPTDRVADVTILSDSSLFNDYVINRYMSIKLQDKEGEGTNPGFGRGFEYAMWCSASDEAIYNNDDNTWLMQRGLLAPENTGIAGTIWGRSYRSIRECNYGLNNIMQVQMSEGLRNKLRGELHFIRAFRYHDLIRNYGKVVLVGDKVYNLSDNMAEANYTRSSIKEGIDYAVAELDSAVQYLPAANDDKWQLGRATRGAALALKARLLLYAASPLYNTGTWEAAAAAAKAVMDLMQYSIAPDYAKLFLNVNNNEIIFCRQYAIGARHVCMEIANGPNGYNGWAGNSPLQNLVDAYEMKSGKPITDATSGYDAANPYANRDARFYASILYNGASYRGSTIQGYTPGGKDSKDGPSNWNSTKTGYYLRKFMDDNNPIDNPWEVAGLQPWIYLRYAEVLLNYAEAQNEAVGPDATVYAAINQIRQRESVKQPVLAAGISQSQMRDVIRRERQVELAFEEHRFYDVRRWKIAMQTENVPAYGVDITIANGKTVYTRKEALSGRLFAEKNYWLPIPRTEILATNNKLEQTTGY; encoded by the coding sequence ATGAAAACTAAGCACATTTTTTATTCCATTATAGCGCTTGCCGGCGCAACCTTCGCCTCCTGTAAAAAAGATTATCTGGATGTGGTTCCGACCGACAGGGTGGCTGATGTAACGATCTTATCTGACTCGTCTCTATTCAATGATTATGTGATCAACCGGTATATGAGCATCAAGCTCCAGGATAAGGAAGGAGAGGGTACGAACCCGGGTTTTGGCAGAGGTTTTGAATACGCCATGTGGTGTTCTGCCAGTGACGAGGCGATCTATAACAATGATGATAATACCTGGCTGATGCAGCGTGGTCTGCTGGCGCCGGAGAATACAGGTATTGCCGGCACCATCTGGGGAAGAAGTTACCGGAGTATCCGCGAGTGTAACTACGGACTGAATAACATTATGCAGGTGCAGATGAGTGAAGGACTGAGAAACAAACTGAGAGGGGAACTGCATTTTATACGCGCTTTCCGTTATCATGACCTGATCAGGAACTACGGTAAGGTCGTACTGGTGGGAGATAAAGTATATAATCTGAGTGATAATATGGCAGAAGCCAATTATACCAGGTCATCCATAAAAGAAGGCATTGACTATGCAGTAGCCGAACTGGATTCTGCGGTACAATACCTGCCTGCTGCCAACGATGATAAATGGCAGCTGGGTCGTGCTACAAGAGGCGCCGCACTGGCTTTGAAAGCACGTTTGTTATTGTATGCGGCAAGTCCGTTATATAATACAGGCACCTGGGAAGCGGCAGCAGCTGCTGCTAAAGCAGTAATGGACCTTATGCAATATTCAATCGCACCGGATTACGCTAAATTGTTCCTCAACGTGAACAACAATGAGATCATTTTTTGTCGTCAGTATGCGATCGGTGCACGTCACGTGTGTATGGAAATCGCAAATGGTCCTAATGGTTACAACGGCTGGGCAGGTAATTCACCGCTGCAAAACCTGGTGGATGCCTATGAGATGAAAAGCGGTAAGCCAATCACGGATGCTACTTCCGGATACGATGCGGCTAATCCGTATGCCAACAGGGATGCCCGCTTTTACGCCAGTATCCTTTACAATGGCGCCAGCTACAGAGGCTCTACCATTCAGGGATATACACCTGGTGGAAAGGATAGTAAAGATGGTCCTTCCAACTGGAATAGCACCAAAACAGGTTACTATCTGCGTAAATTCATGGATGATAACAATCCGATCGACAACCCGTGGGAAGTGGCTGGGCTGCAACCCTGGATCTATCTCCGCTATGCAGAAGTACTGCTGAATTATGCAGAAGCACAGAACGAAGCAGTAGGGCCGGATGCAACAGTCTATGCCGCTATCAATCAGATCAGGCAGCGTGAAAGTGTAAAACAACCCGTGCTGGCAGCAGGTATTTCCCAGTCACAGATGCGTGATGTAATCAGAAGAGAACGTCAGGTAGAACTGGCCTTCGAAGAGCATCGTTTCTACGACGTACGTCGCTGGAAAATAGCCATGCAGACAGAAAATGTGCCTGCCTATGGTGTAGATATTACTATCGCAAATGGTAAAACAGTATATACAAGAAAAGAAGCCCTGAGCGGACGCCTCTTCGCTGAAAAGAATTACTGGTTACCAATTCCAAGAACAGAAATCCTGGCTACCAATAACAAGCTGGAACAAACCACCGGATATTAG